One stretch of Acropora muricata isolate sample 2 chromosome 12, ASM3666990v1, whole genome shotgun sequence DNA includes these proteins:
- the LOC136893883 gene encoding uncharacterized protein F54H12.2-like — protein sequence MVLKITKRDGTPTGDGKKYTLINNALHSIVKQFTIKINETLVTEQSDTQAITPAYNAYIKTILNFTEQAKKSYLTKALYYKDTAGRMDEVDNTAENNVGLNKRGVFTNNGTEVGLVGVPLCDILNMDKLLLDGLEIKVKVDLNSDAFVLMGGEAPNNCKLQIMSSTLRVRTVRVADRTKLGHLQIMQGKKGRAALPAVYTLTRTPTHAKIIPRGVLNHTKTDLFNGLIPQCLIFGMVRNDAYNGNLARNPFNFQVFDVQGVRLTVNGEEMPYSALDMTGGKKIDGYNTLFSGSGEMNFGHSLDIDRDDWEQKYGLFRFDLTPAGSGHPDHLIPHRSGNVNLYLKFGTETDTGLNLIVYAEFQNQLEIDRNRRVVYDLSQGS from the exons ATGGTGCTGAAAATAACCAAGAGAGACGGAACTCCTACAGGCGATGGCAAGAAATACACTCTGATCAACAACGCCCTTCACTCTATCGTTAAACAGTTTACTATCAAGATTAACGAGACACTCGTGACAGAACAATCAGACACTCAAGCTata ACTCCTGCTTACAATGCCTACATCAAAACCATACTAAATTTTACAGAGCAGGCCAAAAAGTCCTACTTAACAAAAGCTCTGTATTACAAAGACACAGCTGGACGTATGGATGAAGTGGATAATACTGCCGAAAATAATGTCGGTCTGAACAAAAGGGGTGtattcacaaacaatggaaCTGAAGTGGGACTAGTTGGGGTACCCCTATGCGACATCTTGAACATGGACAAGTTATTGTTAGATGGTCTAGAGATCAAGGTAAAAGTGGACCTGAACAGTGATGCTTTCGTTCTCATGGGAGGTGAGGCACCAAACAATTGCAAGTTACAAATCATGTCAAGCACTCTCCGTGTACGTACCGTCCGTGTAGCAGACCGCACGAAGTTGGGACATTTGCAAATAATGCAGGGTAAAAAAGGCCGCGCTGCCCTCCCAGCAGTTTACACTTTGACCAGAACCCCAACACATGCAAAGATCATTCCACGAGGGGTATTAAATCACACGAAGACAGATCTTTTCAATGGTCTTATTCCTCAATGCCTCATTTTCGGGATGGTGCGAAACGATGCGTACAACGGAAACCTGGCACGAAACCctttcaattttcaagtgtttgacGTACAAGGAGTTCGTCTAACTGTGAATGGAGAAGAAATGCCGTACTCGGCTCTAGACATGACAGGCGGCAAAAAGATCGATGGATATAACACCTTATTTTCTGGCAGCGGAGAAATGAACTTCGGGCATAGCCTGGACATTGACAGAGACGATTGGGAACAGAAATACGGTTTGTTCCGTTTCGACTTGACGCCAGCCGGAAGCGGTCATCCTGATCATCTGATACCCCATCGCTCGGGGAATGTCAATCTGTACCTTAAATTTGGTACTGAAACAGACACAGGTCTCAATTTAATCGTGTACGCGGAATTCCAGAATCAGTTGGAGATTGATCGCAACAGACGCGTGGTCTACGATTTGTCACAAGGCTCTTAA
- the LOC136893880 gene encoding uncharacterized protein, with the protein MRNAKSIFFHDKINDCSRSNDPKKAWTLINTLLGKNNKPNSELLVNDNLVSDPKSMAHSLNDYFVNIGLTLAAEYEEESCNIDQTTSDNINSFQCAQFKFSPIPVDNVVSTLRGLKANKTTGLDKIPPKILKLSARIVAPSLTYIFNLSLATGIYIDD; encoded by the coding sequence ATGCGTAATGCCAAATCTATTTTTTTCCATGATAAAATTAACGACTGCTCTAGGTCGAATGACCCTAAGAAAGCTTGGACGCTTATCAATACATTATTGGGGAAGAATAACAAACCGAACAGCGAGCTCTTAGTTAATGATAATTTAGTATCAGATCCCAAATCTATGGCTCATAGTTTGAATGACTATTTTGTTAATATTGGACTGACGTTAGCAGCGGAATACGAAGAAGAGTCGTGCAATATTGACCAAACGACTAGCGATAATATCAATTCATTCCAATGTGCGCAGTTTAAATTCTCACCAATTCCTGTCGATAATGTTGTGTCAACTTTGAGAGgcctaaaagcaaataaaacaacCGGCCTGGATAAAATTCCTCCTAAAATCCTTAAACTATCAGCAAGAATAGTTGCACCGTCTTTGACGTACATCTTTAACCTGTCTCTTGCGACAGGAATTTACATAGATGATTGA
- the LOC136893881 gene encoding uncharacterized protein F54H12.2-like: MQAHNLSARVMSPELQVFQVPKTDTSMLGVRFTQLRPVTTGINPMEFWIPATETSLDLSRSYFEIELQLKTSGNANTVLYPVTNMAHSMIKHLSVHVNGVLLEPQTDHYHYKAFFQTILNNSRNDGETSLHPQGWYNDFDLAALLTADTVDKTHDDYKHLTETQKRGVDAMKNLAVQFTGGKFHTMFFTPNSPLFHTGKLLVPMQEVSIKMYFNDPSVFMLSPAASDAAASAIKITLNLCQVTVAPSLYRNIAAARTRSTARYPLHASKIRTFSMANGLTDFDQDQLFTNRVPVRVLVGLLHNSAFNGAYRRSPFAFEKFGLTLIRMTINGEEYPYKNALELVHNDGS, encoded by the coding sequence ATGCAAGCCCACAACTTATCGGCGCGGGTCATGAGCCCCGAATTGCAAGTGTTCCAAGTCCCCAAGACGGACACGTCTATGTTGGGGGTCCGGTTCACTCAACTGCGACCTGTGACCACAGGGATCAATCCGATGGAATTTTGGATCCCAGCCACCGAAACCTCCCTGGATTTGAGTCGAAGTTATTTTGAAATAGAACTTCAGCTCAAGACCAGCGGGAACGCCAACACGGTCCTGTATCCCGTGACCAATATGGCTCATTCCATGATCAAACATTTGTCCGTCCACGTCAATGGTGTGCTGTTGGAACCCCAGAcggatcattatcattacaaagCCTTCTTCCAGACCATCCTGAACAACAGTCGGAACGATGGGGAGACCAGTCTGCATCCACAAGGCTGGTACAACGATTTCGATTTAGCAGCACTCTTGACGGCCGACACTGTCGATAAGACGCACGATGACTACAAACATCTGACAGAAACTCAAAAAAGAGGTGTAGACGCCATGAAAAACTTGGCGGTGCAGTTTACCGGGGGTAAATTCCACACGATGTTCTTCACTCCTAATTCACCTCTGTTCCATACTGGCAAGTTATTGGTCCCCATGCAAGAAGTGTCCATCAAGATGTACTTCAATGACCCAAGTGTCTTCATGCTGAGTCCAGCCGCTTCGGACGCAGCAGCCTCAGCCATCAAGATCACCTTGAACCTGTGTCAGGTGACCGTCGCACCGTCCCTGTACAGAAATATTGCAGCAGCTAGAACGAGATCGACGGCCAGGTACCCATTGCACGCCTCCAAGATTCGGACATTTTCCATGGCCAATGGGTTAACAGACTTTGACCAAGATCAATTGTTCACCAATCGCGTCCCAGTTCGCGTCTTGGTGGGTCTGTTACATAACAGTGCCTTCAATGGAGCGTACAGACGCAGTCCCTTTGCATTCGAAAAGTTTGGACTGACTTTGATCAGGATGACCATCAATGGAGAAGAATACCCTTACAAGAATGCCCTGGAATTAGTACACAACGATGGGTCCTAA